The genomic window TGAATTTACCGCGTCGCGTGCAATCTGTATTGCCTTTTCTGGCGGGAAAGCCCATCCAAGACGACATGGAGACAAGACATTAATAAATGTTGGACCATCCGTATTGAGGGCTTTTTGAACTTTAGTAACAAAGTCGTTCCAATGACTTGGCGAAGCCTGGGCGCAATATGGAATGTTGTGTGCAACCATTATTGCAGTCAAGTCTTTGCTTCTTTGTTTCTTTCCATAGGATGCTTTGCCAACGGGTGATGTGGTTGTTTCCGCACCCAAGGGCGTTGCGCTAGATCGCTGAATACCTGTGTTCATGTAAGCCTCGTTGTTATAGCAAATGTAAAGCATCCTATGTCCGCGTTCCATTGCTCCTGATAGCGACTGTAGCCCAATGTCATACGTTCCACCATCGCCGCCGAATGCAATGAAGCGAATTTCTTTGTCAAGCTTCCCTTGTTTCTTTAGTGATCTGTAGGCCGCTTCCACGCCGCTTATTGTTGCCGCCACATTTTCGAACGCACTGTGAATGAAGGGTACTCTCCAGGCGCTAAACGGAAAAATGGTTGTTGCTACTGACATACATCCCGTTGCTGCGCCAACTACCACTGGGGTATCCGTCGCAGCCAAAGCCTGACGTATTATTGTAGGGAATGTGCATCCGGCGCACGCGCGATGCCCACCAGAAAGCAATTCACCTTTTTTTGCTAGTTCTTTTAGATTTGCCATTTTTTCTCCTTTACTCACGTACTCCAAGGTAGTTAATTGCCTTGTAGGGGCGCTTGCCATTCTTGGAGATTGCTTCAAGTTCCTCATAGACAGAGGCTATGTGGCTGAGGTTAATGTCTCGGCCACCTAGCCCGTAAACATAGTTCACAACCAGAGGACGTTTTTCACAATCATAGAGTGCAGAGCGAATCTCGGCATAAAGTGGGCCGCCGGTTCCAGCCATGGCGTCCGAACGGTCAAGAACTGCAACCGCCTTCATTCTGCACAATATTTCGGCTATCTGCTTCTCAGGGAATGGCCGGAACACGCGGAGCTTGAGCATTCCTGCTTTCATGCCCTTCTCGCGCAGTTCGTTAATAACGACCTTCGCTGTGCCAGCGGTGGAGCCAAGGACAACGATTGCCAGCTCTGCGTCATCCATGTAGTACTCTTCAAATAAGCCATACTTTCTGCCAAACTTCTCTCCAAATTCTTCGCCGATTTTTTCAATGATTGGAAGAGCATGGAACATCGGCTCAGCCTGGGAGCGTTTGTGCTCGAAGTAATAGTCAGTGAAGTCTAGCGAGCCTACGGTAATTGGATGTTCCACATCGAGCAATGCATACTTCGGTTTGTATTCGCCGATAAATTCTCTGATGTCTTTGTCGTCGTAAACTTCGACCGGTTCCATCCCATGGCTGATGATAAAGCCATCGTAGTTGACCATTACTGGAAGTTGTATATCGTCATGCTCGGCAATTCTGACCGCCTGAAACAGGTTGTCGTAGACTTCTTGTGCATTTTCTGAGAATATCTGTATCCAACCAGAGTCGCGTGCTCCCATGGAATCGCTATGGTCGCAGTGAATATTAATAGGAGCGCTTAATGCTCTATTAACCATTGGCATTACAATTGGTAGTCTCAAGCCTGATGCTATATACAGCATCTCCCACATTAATGCTAAGCCTTGCGATGAAGTAGCAGTCATTGTGCGAGTGCCTGCGGTTGCCGCACCAATTGTTGCACTCATGGCGCTATGTTCGCTCTCCACGGTAATTAGCTCAGTGTTAACCAGTCCATCGGCAACATAGCTGGCGAATATCTGCATGACTTCGGTTTGCGGAGTAATGGGATAAGCAGCAACCACATCGGGGTTAATCTGCTTCATAGCCATTGCCGCTGCTTCGTTGCCCGTAAGGGCTATTCTTTCTTTGGTAATCGTAGCCAATTTTATCCTCCTAACCTTCCGTCACTTCGTCATATGCTCGCTGGATTGCTTTGATATTTCCCTCAATGATTTCAGGCCTTGAGCGGAATTTCTTCTCCAGTTTTTTGCGTGTGTCTTTGAGCATTTCTTCAAAGTCTAGTAGGCCTGTAACTTTTACAAGTGCGCCCATCATCGGTGTGTTGGGTATATCCCTACCGATCGTTTCGCGAGCAATTTTTGAAGCATCAACTGTGTAAACCTTTTGTCCATTAAGCTTCAGCATCTCACGAAACTTGGAAGCCGGTAGGCTGCTGTTAATCAGTATTATTCCGTTTTCTGGTAGCCCCTGCGTCACGTCTATGTTGCCGATAAGAGTTGGGTCGAGCACAACTACGATATCGGGCGACGTGACGTGGCAGTGCAAGGTGATAGGCTGGTCGCTGATTCGGTTGAACGATTGGACGGGTGCTCCCATCCTTTCAGGGCCATACTCGGGGAATGCTTGCATGTATTTTCCTTGTCCGAGCACGGCTTCTCCAAACAGTAGCGCAGCCGTTTTGGCACCTTGCCCACCTCGGCCGTGCCACCGTATCTCGGTTAGCTTTGACATTTTTAGATGCCTCCCTTTTATTTGTAACAAGCGACGGGTGACGGGTAAGGAAGCATTTTCCTCGAATTGTGTGAGGCATTAGCCGATTACTCGTCACTCGTTACTTGTTATCTTACATTTCCCGTCTCCACTCGAGGGCGCGAATAAGCGTTGCTTGGTCTGCGTAATCCAAATCACCTCCAACCGGCATGCCGTGGGCAATTCTGGTTACCTTTACACCCATGGGTTTTAGGATGCCAGCCAAGTACATTGCTGTCGTATCACCCTCGATGGTTGGGTTTGTCGCCAAGATAATTTCTTTAACGTTGTTTTCTATGACCCGTTGCTGAAGCTCGCGGATTCGAAGCATCTCGGGGCCAATGCCGTCCATTGGCGAAATAAGACCTTGAAGGACGTGATAAGTCCCCCGAAATTCGTTTGTTTTCTCCATAGCGATGACATCGCGCGGTTCAGCAACCACACAAATAGTTGTTTTGTCTCTCTTGTCGCTTCGGCATATATCGCAGATATCTTCATCTGCGAAGTTACAGCATATTTTGCACTGGGTAATACGTTCCTTGACTTCTTTGATAGCTTCTGCTAGAGTAGCGACTTCGTCGGGCGGAGCCTGTAGAATGTAAAATGCAAGCCTTTGCGCTGACTTCGGTCCTATGCCCGGCAGCTTTTCAAGAGCACCTACCAATTTAGCTAGCGGTTTTGCGTAGTACATTATTTACTCAACCAACAAATCAGAAAACAGAGTATTGCAAATTTAGACTATGGCCTCTTTGTTTTACATGATGCCTGGAATGGGCAAGCCCCCCGTGACCGCCTCCATCTTTTTCGCTTTTATTTCGTTTGCTTTGCTTATCGCCTCTCTGACGGCGCTTGTGACGAGATCCTCTAGCATCTCAACGTCGTCGGGGTCTACAACTTTAGGGTCGATCTTTACTTCTACAATTTCGCCCTTTCCAGTTGCGACCACTTTTACCATGCCGCCGCCTGATGTGGCTTCGACTCTCTCTTCGTTGAGTTCCTCAGCGGCTCTTTCGATATCTTCATATAGCTTTTTTATTTGCTTCATCATGCCGCCTAGGTTTCCTAGTCCCCCTAGGTTGGCGAATGGATTGCTCATCGTATCCTCCTAAAATTCCAGGAAACCTGTTAGTCGTCCACAAGCTCTCCTTCAAACATATCGAGCACACTGCGGAGTGTTTCGTTGTCATCAGTAGCTGCAGCTGGCTCTTGGAATGGGTCCGGCAGGTCTTCCTCTTCCTCTGGCTTTGGGATTGTCCGCCGAGGAGCCGCTTGTTCGGACGCTGTCTCGCAAATTATCGGAATGTTCGGTGTCCCAAAAACTCGTTCAAAAGCCATTTGGAACACACGCCGTTTTGATGGAATGTCAGGCTTCTCCTTCTCGTTCATTATTAATACGCAGTGCCCTTCGTGTTTAAAGTGCAAGACAAGAGCATTTCCACGTATCGCTACCGGTTTGCTTTCACTGAAGAGGACGTGCGCCGGCAGACTTATGCTCCGAATGTGTTGGAGAACCTGGTTCCATTTTTCCAATATTGTATCAAATTCTGGTATTTTTTTCTCGTCGGTTGCTTGTTTTGCCGAAGATACAGGTCTTGCTTGTCGAATTTCAAGCTGAGCCGATGTTGGCTTTTCACGCCTATCGGGCTGTGATGCCGTTTGGGTGGATGGTTCGCTCGGCGCAGGGACAGGAACAGCTATTCTAGCTTGCTGAGGATTGGCGATTCTGATTGCTTTTAGAAAAGCCATCTCGGTGATGAGACGGTGCTGGTCGCTTAAGCGGGCTTCACGCTCGGCTTCTGAGAATGTCTCCACAAGGCTTATCAATTCGGGCTTTTTGAATTTTGCTGCTTGCTGAGCCAACTTTTCTGATGCTTCCTTGCTTGTGCCGAGCACATACTGGTCCTTTGTTACTGAAGCGAATAGAAGGTTTCGAAAGTGCTCAGCAAGAGAGCGGAGAAGTTGGCGCAGGTCTTTTCCAGATGCCACTGCCTCCGCTGCCATTTCGAATGCCCCAGGCTCATCTCCTTCGGCGATGACATCGGCCATTCGGAATAGGAAATCTTGGGTAACCGTGCCAAGAACTTTGTAGACGTCATCTACTCGGAGCTCGCCATCCGTATAGGCAAGCACTTGTTCCATTAGGCTTAATCCATCTCGCCACGAACCATCTGCATTTAGGGCAATCAGGTCAAGGGCTGCATCTTCAGCTTTGATGCCTTCGCTATTTGCTACATAAGCAAGCCGAGCTCGGATATCTGCAATTGACCCGCGTCGGAAGTCAAATTGCTGACATCTAGATCTGATGGTAATCGGTATTTTATGGGGCTCGGTAGTCGCAAGGACAAAAATGACATAGGATGGAGGCTCTTCTAATGTTTTAAGGAATGCATCTTTTGCGTCACCTGAAAGCTGGTGTGCCTCATCGATGATAAAAACCTTGTAGCGAAGAGCCATCGGAGGAAATTTTACGTTCTCGCGAATCTTTGCAACATCGTCAACTCCACGATTGGAAGCAGCATCCATCTCGATAATATCGATTGCTGTTCCCTCATTTATGCTTTTGCATGCGGCACATTCGTTGCAAGGATTTGGAGTTGGTCCCTTCTCACAATTGAGAGCCTTGGCAAGCAGGCGAGCTGTTGTGGTCTTCCCAGTGCCCCTTGTCCCGCAAAATAAATATGCGTGTCCAATCTTCCCGAGTTTGATGGCGTTCTGAAGGGTCCTGGTAATGTGCTCCTGCCCCATTACCTCTTCGAAAGTTTGCGACCTGTATTTTCTATAGAGTGAGACGTATGCCATGTTTCTTAGTTGACACGAAAATAGCAGTATCCTTGTTGGGGATACTGCAAAGCAAATTACCAAACTTGTTTGATCGTGCACCTGCTTTCGATAAGGCACCCCAAGTGATACCGCACGTAGCCAACTCCGGCCAGGAAACCCTGCGGCACACGGGCGAACTTACTTACCGCTGCTTCCTTCCGGACCTGACGGGGTTCATAAGCCGGCCGTTGCGCAGGACCCGGCCATCAACGCCGCTTGCGGCGGCCGAACCTCAAAGTGCCAGACCTCGAGCAGGAATTCGACCCCGCTATAGCGGATTGCGGGTACAGGGCACCGCTAGCTCCCCGTCTAGCACGATCAAACACTTTAATAATTATACCAGGTCGTTCTTAATATTACCAGCCTGCTAGATTATATCTTCGCGCTTTAGGATAATGACTTTCTTTATTTTTCGGAGGCCCTTGACCGAGTTGTCGGGGTAATTCTTTACAACAATTCCTTCGCCGCTCCAACCTACTATGTCTTGTATATCGCGTGCGGCGTTGCGTGGATTGAAGAAAATGCTAAGTTTGTATTTACTGGCTTTTAGCGGATATTGCTTTGGGTCTTTGCTTAAGTCATATTCGCGCGAGAATTTTCCGCCACGCACGACTATGCCGTGGATTCCGGTGTCGTAAACAAGGGTTTGGTTTGGATCAACTTGCCAGCTTGCCTCTTCTAGGGTTGGTTCTTTGTAGCCGAAATCGGTTAACGTGACTTCCACTCGTGCGCCATCCGGGAGGTTCGTGTGCCCGCTTATGAGAAACTGTTTGGGGCCAAGCCGCCGGAATGTCGCCTCAAAGTTTACAGCTAATGGATGGTTGGCTAGCTTGCTGCGCTCCATTTGTTGGATTACTATTCTATCGTAGTTCCTCTTTGAAATAGCTAGATCATACGATGCGTCAGGGTCGTTTGGATTTTTTTTAAGCCTGCGCTTGGCGTCGGCTATGCAATGCTTCCATTGAGCAATGCTTTCATCTATCCTTCCGGCCCTTTCAAGTGCGTGCGCCACGCATCTTTGGACGCGCCCGGGTGCCCCGCGTTCCTGCGCTTGCTTTAGCCAATATGCCGCTTCGTCATAGTTGAGAACTTTCAAAAAGTACATCGTAAAGCCCATTTCGAAATAAAGATCCCAGAGCTCGGAATTGTTTTGAATTCCTTCAAGCAAGAACTTCATACCGGGGTAAAGATATCTTCTATCTGCACGCTCTTCAAAATCTACAAAGTTATAAGCCAAGTGCCATGCCCCAACCGAATATACAACAAGCTGATGAGGGTCAAGCCAGGTAATCATTCGGCTAAGTGGAACAATTGCATCATAATTGCCAGTATGAAAGAAGTCATTCGCGCGAACCCAAAGGAGTCCTGCTACGACTTCGCGGAAGCCAATAACCGTTCCGAATACAAATTGGCTTGGAAGAACAACGGGGTTCGACCCAAATTCGGTAACTACGGAAGCAACACCCCGACCAGGTTGGAATTGTGCACGTTGGGGGTCTATGACCATTTGCAGCTTAACGATTACAGGCAGAAGTATGATGACAATGCATATGAGGATGATTTTAGTGCTTGGCTTCACTTGGTCATCACACCTCCCGCCTCTCAAAAAGTAGTATGGCGATTATTAATACAACCGAGGCATATACGATTGCATATAAAATGTTTTCAACATAGTACGTTAGTTCGTTTTTTATTACTACTTCTGGGTGGATTAAAGGATTTTGGGTGAAGAAGTTTGCAAAGTTCGGCACTACGTAATGCAGAAAGGCGAAGAACCATCTCACGATTAACGCTTTCTCAGGTAGTCTGCTCAGGGAGAGTGTTACTGAGGAAAGACTGCCAATTATATACATCGCCGATGTTAGGAAAAAGTTTACGACAGGGGTTGTGAAAACGGAAAACAGAATCGCCAACGATGTTAGGAGAAATACCTGGAAGAATATCATAAGAATGCCTTTGAGCAATGCCCATTCTACATGCCATCCCATCTTCCAGGCGACCATCGCCATAAAGACGACAGTCATCAATGACAAGTTTACCAAAAGCGTCAAAACACCGCCGACGAATTTTCCCAACAAGAACTCATGCCGCTTAACAGGCTTTGACAAAATCGTGTAAATAGTGCGCTTGTCTATCTCCGACGGAATCAGATTGATGCCCATGACGACGGCGATAAACATGCCAGCGATGGCGATAACGCCTAGTCCCATGCTCTTTATGATTATCATCTCTTCGCGCTCGGAGAAAAACGCGAATGATACCGAGAAAGCGATTAGGGCAATGGCCACCAGTAAGAATATGTTTAGGATCTTTTTTCTCCATGCTTCTCCAAATGTGGCCTTTGCAATAACCATTATGCTCATCTGCGTTCCTCCCTGATTGTTTCGACGAAAAGGTCTT from Armatimonadota bacterium includes these protein-coding regions:
- a CDS encoding thiamine pyrophosphate-dependent enzyme, with the translated sequence MANLKELAKKGELLSGGHRACAGCTFPTIIRQALAATDTPVVVGAATGCMSVATTIFPFSAWRVPFIHSAFENVAATISGVEAAYRSLKKQGKLDKEIRFIAFGGDGGTYDIGLQSLSGAMERGHRMLYICYNNEAYMNTGIQRSSATPLGAETTTSPVGKASYGKKQRSKDLTAIMVAHNIPYCAQASPSHWNDFVTKVQKALNTDGPTFINVLSPCRLGWAFPPEKAIQIARDAVNSCYWPLYEVENGKYRLTYKPKEKLPITEFLKEQTKFRHLMKPENQWIIEEIQKEVDTQWERLLKMAESE
- the porA gene encoding pyruvate ferredoxin oxidoreductase; the encoded protein is MAMKQINPDVVAAYPITPQTEVMQIFASYVADGLVNTELITVESEHSAMSATIGAATAGTRTMTATSSQGLALMWEMLYIASGLRLPIVMPMVNRALSAPINIHCDHSDSMGARDSGWIQIFSENAQEVYDNLFQAVRIAEHDDIQLPVMVNYDGFIISHGMEPVEVYDDKDIREFIGEYKPKYALLDVEHPITVGSLDFTDYYFEHKRSQAEPMFHALPIIEKIGEEFGEKFGRKYGLFEEYYMDDAELAIVVLGSTAGTAKVVINELREKGMKAGMLKLRVFRPFPEKQIAEILCRMKAVAVLDRSDAMAGTGGPLYAEIRSALYDCEKRPLVVNYVYGLGGRDINLSHIASVYEELEAISKNGKRPYKAINYLGVRE
- a CDS encoding 2-oxoacid:acceptor oxidoreductase family protein → MSKLTEIRWHGRGGQGAKTAALLFGEAVLGQGKYMQAFPEYGPERMGAPVQSFNRISDQPITLHCHVTSPDIVVVLDPTLIGNIDVTQGLPENGIILINSSLPASKFREMLKLNGQKVYTVDASKIARETIGRDIPNTPMMGALVKVTGLLDFEEMLKDTRKKLEKKFRSRPEIIEGNIKAIQRAYDEVTEG
- the recR gene encoding recombination mediator RecR — encoded protein: MMYYAKPLAKLVGALEKLPGIGPKSAQRLAFYILQAPPDEVATLAEAIKEVKERITQCKICCNFADEDICDICRSDKRDKTTICVVAEPRDVIAMEKTNEFRGTYHVLQGLISPMDGIGPEMLRIRELQQRVIENNVKEIILATNPTIEGDTTAMYLAGILKPMGVKVTRIAHGMPVGGDLDYADQATLIRALEWRREM
- a CDS encoding YbaB/EbfC family nucleoid-associated protein, which codes for MSNPFANLGGLGNLGGMMKQIKKLYEDIERAAEELNEERVEATSGGGMVKVVATGKGEIVEVKIDPKVVDPDDVEMLEDLVTSAVREAISKANEIKAKKMEAVTGGLPIPGIM
- the dnaX gene encoding DNA polymerase III subunit gamma/tau, translated to MAYVSLYRKYRSQTFEEVMGQEHITRTLQNAIKLGKIGHAYLFCGTRGTGKTTTARLLAKALNCEKGPTPNPCNECAACKSINEGTAIDIIEMDAASNRGVDDVAKIRENVKFPPMALRYKVFIIDEAHQLSGDAKDAFLKTLEEPPSYVIFVLATTEPHKIPITIRSRCQQFDFRRGSIADIRARLAYVANSEGIKAEDAALDLIALNADGSWRDGLSLMEQVLAYTDGELRVDDVYKVLGTVTQDFLFRMADVIAEGDEPGAFEMAAEAVASGKDLRQLLRSLAEHFRNLLFASVTKDQYVLGTSKEASEKLAQQAAKFKKPELISLVETFSEAEREARLSDQHRLITEMAFLKAIRIANPQQARIAVPVPAPSEPSTQTASQPDRREKPTSAQLEIRQARPVSSAKQATDEKKIPEFDTILEKWNQVLQHIRSISLPAHVLFSESKPVAIRGNALVLHFKHEGHCVLIMNEKEKPDIPSKRRVFQMAFERVFGTPNIPIICETASEQAAPRRTIPKPEEEEDLPDPFQEPAAATDDNETLRSVLDMFEGELVDD
- a CDS encoding ABC transporter permease subunit, which gives rise to MSIMVIAKATFGEAWRKKILNIFLLVAIALIAFSVSFAFFSEREEMIIIKSMGLGVIAIAGMFIAVVMGINLIPSEIDKRTIYTILSKPVKRHEFLLGKFVGGVLTLLVNLSLMTVVFMAMVAWKMGWHVEWALLKGILMIFFQVFLLTSLAILFSVFTTPVVNFFLTSAMYIIGSLSSVTLSLSRLPEKALIVRWFFAFLHYVVPNFANFFTQNPLIHPEVVIKNELTYYVENILYAIVYASVVLIIAILLFERREV